The sequence below is a genomic window from Salinispira pacifica.
GATGTTTCAGGGGATGTTCCGGGCCGATGGATTCTCCATAGGCCGTTCTCCCCTCCAGTCCCCCGTGCCACTCAAGGCCCGCCATCTCCACCGAATCGCCGAATTCATCCGCAAGAATTAGGGTCTCAGGCCGGAGAAGACAGCTTTGGCCGTCACTGCCGGTGAACTGAATGCTGGCGATGCGAATCCGGCCCTGTTCGCTGACCTGTTCCATGGAGTCGATGCTGCAGCCGGTATGCAGCTGAATTCCGGGCTCTGCTTCCAGCATGGAACGCAGAATGTTCTCCGCCGTCCGGGGATTGAACTGGGTGTTGCTGACCCACCCGGTTTCCAGAGCCCCGGGACCGCCGTAATGTTCCCGGAGTCTGCTGCGGAACTCACCCCAGAGGCCCGAGGGCAGCTCATGGTTTCCGTCTATGGCGCTCACTCCCGCAGCGCTGAGCATACCGCCCACCCAGGGCCCCTCCTCCAGAATGTGAACCCTGCACCCCATGCGGGCGGCCTGAATTGCGGCGGCAACCCCGGAGGCTGAGCCCCCTATCACGGCAATATCTGTTTGCATCTGTTGTTTCATGAGCCGGTACCTCGATTACTCGTAGTTTTGATCCTCTGTGCTGAGTGCCCCGTGCTTTCAGGGATGTGGATGATCGGCATGAACTGCGGGCTCAGCCGGGAGATGCGGTGGTCTGCCGGATAACCAGCCGGGGTTCCAGGATTCTGTTTTCGCAATCTCCGCCGCCCATTCGGATTTTCAGCATGTCGAAGGCCTGTAGCCCGATTTCCCGTTTGGGCTGGGCGACGGTGGTAAGGGGGTACACGATCTGGTTGCCGGCGATGCTCAAATCGTCGTAGCCGATTACAGAAATAGTTTCCGGAATCTGTCTGCCCGTTTCCAGACATGCCCTGATGCTTCCGATGGCCGCATAGTCTGTGGGTGATACGATGGCGGTTATATCCGGTCTGCGCTTGAGCAGTTCACGGGTTGCTTCGTAGCCGCCTTGAATTGTCTGATCGCAGGCCTGACTGTACTCGTCGATATCCAGGCGGATGCCTGACTGGATCAGCGCCTTCATGTATCCGGCATATCTGTCTTCAATCTCGCTGTAATGCAGCCGGTTGGATTTGAGAAATCCGATTTTTTCATGGCCGAGTTCCATCAGGTGTCTGGTGGCAAGATATCCGCCCCGGGTGTTATCCACCCCGATAAAGGGAAGTGATGATTGTTCGATTCTGGTCATAACCTGAACTGTGGGAATGCCCTGAGACTCCAGAGATCTGAACAGTTCGATTTCCCGGTAATCCGGGGCGCAGAGAATACCGTCCACTCCCCGGTTGATCATTCGCATAAGTGCGGGACGCTCATCCTTTTCATCCAGAAGGTTGGCGTTTCCCAGGAGCATATCATATTCAAACTCGTTGCATTTCTCTTCAATGCCGCTGATGATGTCATTGAAAAAACTGACGTTGGCATAGGGGAAGAGGGCTCCCAGCAAATAGCTGCGGTTCTGCACCAGGCCCCTGGCGGCGGTGTTGGGCCGGTAGTTCAACTCCTTGGCAACCCGGCGGATTTTTTCCTGGGTTGCCGGTGATACCCTGCCGGTTCCGTTTAATGCGGAGGATACGGCTCTGGGACTGACTCCAACACGAGAGGCAATATCTTTCAGGGTGCTTCGTTTCGTGTTTTGAGAAGCCTGCATGGTGTACTCCTGATGTTTGGTTCAACGATTAACTAGGCGAATTATAGAACTATCATGGTGAGAGGTCAAACAATTTCGCCGATATCCGGCGAAATGTGGGGGTAAAGCCGAAAATTCCCCTAAAATCCCGGGATTTCATAAAAAAATCTTGACATGGATCATAACTGCTTCTACCATTTGATTCAACGTTGAATCACTCAAAGAGGAGAGCGATATGAAGAAGATCCTTATAGGATGTGTATTGTTGCTGGCAGCCGCCATGATTTTTGCCGAGGGCGGTCAGGAAAGCGGTTCAGGTGAATCCGGGGCTTCGGTGGATGAAGCTGCGGAAATTACATTCTGGACAATGAGCCTTGCTCCGCGTTTTAATGACTATCTGAACGGTGTCATTTCTGATTTCGAAGCGGCCAACCCCAATGTAACAGTAAACTGGGTCGATGTGCCCTGGGGCGATATGGAAACCAAAATTCTCACCGCCGCGGCAAGTGACACTCTTCCCGATGTGGCGAACCTGAACCTTCCGTTCAGTCAAAAACTTGCACAGAACGACCTGCTAGTGGATATGTCCGACCAGGCTTCGGATGTGCAGGGCAGATTTTTTGAAGGCACTTGGAATGCCAGCAGCTACGGAGATACAATCTTCGCCCTTCCCTGGTACATTACCAGCAATATGGTGTATTACAACAAAGCTCTTTTTGAGGAAGCCGGACTCGATTCCGCAGATCCCCCAGAGAGCTTTGACGAACTGCTTGAGTATGCCCGGGAAATCAAAGAAAGCACCGGCGCATACGGCTATATGACCTTCTTTAATGATCAGTTTATTATGGAAGAGCTGGAACGAATGGGCATACGGCTTTTCAATGAGGATTTCTCAGAAGCAAATTTCAATACTGCGGAAGTTCGGGAAGCAGCGGAATACTACGCAACCATGCTTGAAGAAGGTCTCATTCCAAGCGAAACCCTCACCTCAAAATCCGGAACCGGCGAAGCCATCCAGCTCTACAGCTCCGGAGAGCTTGCAATGTTTTTCGGCGGTACAAGCCACGCAAGAATGATCCAGGAAAATTCTGCGGAAGTGTATGAAAACACCGGCGTCGGTCCTCAGATTCGGGGAACCGGAGGAAAATCCAATATTGCGGTTATGAACATTGCAGTTCCGGAATCCAGTGAACATCCCGAAGCCGCTCTGGCATTTGCCAAGTTCCTGACCAACAACGAGAACCAGGTGGTGTTCGCCAAGGATGCCGGTTCCATTGTTCCTTCAACCCGTGCTTCACTGGAAGATGACTTCTTCAGCAAGGGCGATGGAGAACCATCCACCGCGGCTCGAATCATGAGCGCCCAGGAAGTGTCCCAGGGATCGGTGATTTTCCCTCCCATCCAGAACTGGCCTGAGATCCGGGATGCATTCATCAATGCATTTGCCCGGGCGGTTGCCGGTGAAGGTGATGCTTCACAGCTGCTGCAGGATGCGGAAGAAAAAGCAAACGGTCTTTTACAGTAGGTTTTCGGTCTATCATATCCGGCCGCCACCACGGCGGCCGGGTTTTGTCCGGCTGCTTCCTTTGCTGCCCCGCCGGTTGCAATACCGGCTGATTTTCCGGCCGGGTATTCAAGGAAGCCGCCGGATGAAATCCCCGTACAGGACCAGCCCGTCGTTTGAATAAAGGCAACAGGAGTAATTTCATGATTTCACGAATGTATAAGCCGTGGACTCCCTATCTGTATCTGATCCCCACCCTGAGCATTCTCATATTGTTCATTTTTTATCCCCTGCTGCGGGCCGTGGGTTTCAGTTTTACAAGCTATAATCTGCTGAGCGATCCCCAGTTTATCGGGCTTGATAATTATGTCCGGCTGTTTTCCAGTCCGGAATTCTACCGGGCACTCTTTAACAGTCTGAAATATTTCCTGGTTGTGGTGCCGGTACTGGTGCTTCTCCCCCTCCTGGTGGCTGTGCTGGTGAACGACACCAAACTCCGGGGGGTTAATGTGTTCCGTACGGTGTATTACTTTCCGGTAGTCACCAGCATGGTGGTTGCGGGAATCATCTGGAAATGGATGTACACAGAGCGGGGGATTCTGAACTATCTGTTCACTGATGTGCTGCACATCACATCCGAGCCTGTGGCCTGGCTCACCAATCCGGACACGGCCCTGTTTGCGGTGATGGTGGTCACCATTTGGAAGGGGATCGGGTATTATATGGTGATATATCTTGCAGGACTTCAAAGCATCAATCCCGAACTGTATGAAGCGGCCACCATCGACGGTGCTCCCGCCTGGAGACAGCTCTTCCAGATCACCATTCCCCTGCTGACTCCCACCATGGCAGTGGTGGGCATCATGTCCTCCATGGCGGCTATGAAAGTGTTTGACGAGGTGTATGTAATGACCGGAGGGGGCCCCTTCGGCAGCACCAGAACCATGGTCTTTGAAATCTATGATACCGCATTCGATAAATTGTCCTTCGGCTACGCAAGCGCAATCGGTGTGGTGCTGTTCAGCATTCTTTTCATCCTGAGCTTCTTGAGCATCAGGCGAAGCGATAAAAGCTATTCAGGAGATATGTAATGGGTGAAAATATCAGGAAAACCGGAACCTTCCGTCCTCAAGTGTCAATGCGGAATATCAGCCGATATCTCCTTCTGCTGCTGGTGGCCGCCGTTTCCGTCGTTCCCTTTATCTGGCTCCTTTCAACGGCCCTCAAGTCTCCCGGAGAAAATATATTCAGCATGCCTCCTGCATTTATTCCGGAAAGGCCCACACTGGAAAATTTCATGAAAGTGTTCACCACCATTCCCATGCTTCTGTATTACCGCAACTCTCTTATTGTGGTGGGCGCCACAGTGGTACTGAATATTCTTCTTGCTCTGACGGCGGCATTCCCGCTGGCACGGATGAAGTTCAAAGGGAAAGGAATTGTGTTTATGGCGGTGCTCTCCACAATGATGATCCCCATTCAGCTGACCATGATTCCCAATTTTGTTCTCATTGTGGGCATAGGTCTGAAAAATAATCTTCTGGGAGTGATCCTTCCCAATGCCGTCACTGCTTTCGGAATTTTTCTCATCCGCCAGTCTCTCATTACCGTACCCGCATCCCTTGAGGAAGCTGCGGTAATAGACGGTGCTTCTTCAAGCCGGGTGTTGTTTCAGATCCTCATGCCCATGGTGAAGCCTGCCATTGCAGCCCTGGGCATTTTCACCTTCATCAATATGTGGAGCGATTTTCTTTGGCCCCTTTTGGTGCTTGAAAGCGATAATCTGCTCACCGTGCCCCTGGGGGTTCAGAAACTGCAGGGAACATTTTCCACCGACTGGAGGCTGATTGCATCGGGAGCACTTCTGGCCGTAACGCCGTCTCTTATCTTCTTTATTTTTAATCAACGGCATTTCATTGAAGGCGGTATCGCAAGTGCGGTGAAAGGATAGTTCTGTGAATACACGAAGACTGCTGATTGTACATCATACCCATTGGGACAGAGAGTGGTACCGAAGTTTTGCGGATTTCAGGTTCAGACTACTCAGAGCAACTGAGCATGTTGTATCCCTGCTGGAAGACAACTCCCTTGAAGGATTCCTTTTTGACGGCCAGACAAGCGTAATAGAGGATGTAGATGCCGTGGCAGGAGAATCGCTGAAGAGATCCCTCCACACCCTCATTCGGGAGGGAAGAATTGAGGTCGGGCCCTGGTATATTATGCCCGATGAGTTTCTGGTCAGCGGTGAGGCCATACTGCGGAATCTGGAGATCGGCATGGCACAGTCGAGGGAGCTGGGTTCTTCGCCTGAGATTCTGTATCTTCCGGATACCTTCGGTCACATCAGTCAGCTGCCCGCCATAGCCCGGATGTTCGGACTGAAAAGCATTCTTCTGGCAAGGGGAGTGAATCGGGACGTAAGCGACCTGCTGTGGACCGGAGCCGACGGCAGTGAAATTCATACCCATGCCCTGCCTCTGTGGAGCGGGTATTACCAGGATTTTCTGCATGCCGACGATTTTACAGTACAGACTGACAGGTTCATTTCTCAGTGCAGCGAATATTCCTCAGGCGCACCTGTTCTATTGCCTGCGGGCTCGGACCACAGCATGCCTCCAGCTGACTGGAAGGAGAGGGCTTTGCACCTTCATGATCATCTGTCAGGACACAATCCTCCATGGGAGATGAAAGAAACAGGTCTGTCTCAGGCTCTTGAAGAATTGCGAACCTTCCACACCCGGGGTAATACACCATCCGGTACCCAATACCCGGGGAAACTTGCCGGCGAACTCCGGGATAACGGAAAAGCATACATCCTCAGCGGTGTATTGAGCAGCAGAGTTGATCTGAAACGGGCGAATGTGGATACGCAGGATGCCCTGAGTTATCAGCTGGAACCCCTGGGATATTTCGCTTCAGACAACATGCTCTATTCTGAGCACAGAAATCTTCTCTGGAAAACACTCATTCAAAACCATGCCCATGACAGTATAGGCGGCTGCAGCATTGATGAAGTTCACCGGGAAAACCATGTGAGATTTCAACAGGTGCGAAGCGGTGCCCTCCGGCATATGCATGACATAACCCGAAGACTTGCCGGACGGACGCCCGGGGTTTTCAATAATATGCTGGTGCTGTGGAATCAGCTTCCCTACAGCCGGGAGACACCGGTTCGCTCGGACGTGTTTGTGCCCGAGAATGAGGATCAGGGCAGCTTTTCCCTTTGGGATGGTGATACCCCCCTTGATCTGCAGATCATCTCCCGGGAAAAGACCGAAGGGTTTTTCAGCGAATTTGAATACCCGGTGAACTGGTACCCCGGTTGGAAGTATACGGTGGAGTTTCTTCCCAGGCTCAGGGGGATGGAGTGCCGGCAATTCCGCATTGTACCCTGTTCCCCTGAACGGGACAGCGCCCATACCCTGCCCGAAGTGGTGGCGGAAGCTCCGCCTGAAGCTCCGCCGGAAGCTCCGCCGGAGAATTCCCGGGGTTCAGCCGTGCCGGTAATGGAAAATCAGCATCTGCGGGTTGAGATTGGCATGGATGGACGGGTTGATCTGGTAAACACCGCAACCCGCCTGAGCATTCCCAATGCGCTTGCCCTTGTTTGGGAACACGATGACGGGGACACGTACACCAGTTCTCCCCGGGAAACCGGATCCCGCTGGGGGAGTCTGGTGAGCATTGAGCCGGTGATTCGGAACCGTTTTTCCTCCCGTTGCAGCATACGGTTCCGCGGTTTCGACGATTCGGAAGTGGAAATGAAACTCAGCCTGAACGATAACGAACAGCTGCTGCGGGTTGGTGTTGAAATACGCAATAGAAGCCGGGACACCCGTATCCGGCTTGTATCCGGACGTGCCGGCTCTTCACGAACCAGCTTTTCAGACACTCCTTTCGATGTGGTAAAGCGGGAACATCGGCATATCCGCCCCCACAGCCATATCCCCCAGAGAGAAGCCTATCCCAATGAATGGCCCTCAAGCAGTTTCATTTCAGCCGGGGATGTAAGCATCTGTCACAACGGATTTCACGGTTACGATCTCCTGGATGACGGCCGGGTGGCTGTGAACCTTCTGAGGGCGGTTGGAATGCTTTCCAAAGCCGAACTCCCGGAACGGGGGGGAGGAGCCGGTCCCCATATTGAAACACCCGAAGCACAGCTGGAGCAGGGAGTTTCCGGCGAAATCGGGATCTTTCCCGGCGTCTGGGACTCGCCTGTGTTAACCGCTCTGAAATTCCGGATTTCTCCTCTGTTTGACCAGGGGGTAGCACCGGCTGCGGCGCCGGAACCTCTGGAGATCAACAATCAACAGATCATCCTTTCCGCATTGTACCGCATGGGCAATGAACTGTGCTTTCTGAGAATTTGGAACAGCAGCGATAGTCCTCAGCAGTTCAACCCGGGCCTGCCCCCGGGCAGCAGGCTCAAAAGATTTAAAGGTAATCCTCTAACAACCGTAACGACCGCCGGCGAAGGCCCGGACGCCGGGATGCTGGATCCTGCGGAGGCCGACCCAGGGGAGCCGGACGCCGGGGCGCAGGCGGCCGGGGAAGTCAACCTGCCTGTGACCATCGGCCCCAGGGAGATAGCTGCATTCCTGCTTATCTCAAAGGAAACTGCAGAATGACCGTAGCATATATCCCCCTGGATGAGCGCCCATGTAACCTGCACTTCCCCCGGCATGCATTATCCGGGAACGCTTCCGTTACGCTGGCTGTTCCCCCCGCATACATGTTCGGTAAGAAAAAAACCGCCGGGGATCCTGATGCTCTGTTGAACTGGCTGGAAGCAACCATACAGGATTGCGATGCCCTGGTACTTTCCCTGGAAATGATTCTCTACGGAGGGCTGTTACCCAGCAGGCTGCATCACATGTCGTACAACGACCTTTCTCTCCATCTTGAGAAAGTTATCTCGCTTATTCGATGGAGAAAAGAGAGGGAAGGCGGTGGCAGGTTCAGGGTGTATGCATTCGGTCTTGTCATGCGTACTCCATCCTATTCCAGCGACGACGAGGAACCCGATTATTATGCCCGCTTCGGAAGGGAAATTTTCCGCCGGGCGTATCTTTCTCACAAAAGTGAAACGGAAGAACTCACAGAAGATGAGACCCGGGAGTATTGCAGTCTGGATCAGATAATCCCCGAAGAAATACTCAACGATTATGAAGGAAGGCGGGAAACCAACCGGAGATTGCTCCAGGATGCAATCCGGTATTTTTCTCAGGGAGATATTGATGTGTTGCTGATTCCCCAGGATGATACCGCCCGCTACGGCTACGGTCCCAAAGACTGGAGCTGTCTGTTGTCACGGATTCCCCCCGGGGATGGCCCGGGCAGTGGAAACCTGCTCAGTTATCCCGGAGCTGATGAGGTTGGAGGGGTGCTCATTGCCCGGTCGGTGATGGATGGGAACAACCGGAATACAGGGAATGATCCCCGACGGGAGAAGCAGAAAGGTATTAAAATGTACGTTCTGCCCAGGCTATGGGAGGATATGAAGCGGATCCCCAAATATGAAAGCATGAGTCTTTCGGAAAGCGTCCGTAATCAGATTCAGAGCTGCGGGGCGGTAGAAGCCGGGAATCCGGAGGACGCAGATATCATCCTGGCAGTGAACACTCCCCCTGCGGGCATGCACGAGGCTCCCGGTCAGGAGTTCAGAGAATCTTCTGAATTTGCGCAGCAGATTGCACGGCTCAGTTCCCGGTATTCCCTGCCGGTGATCGCAGCTGACACCGCCTATCCCAACGGAGGGGAGACATCTCTTCTCCAGGAATTTGAGCGTCAGAATCTGTGGAATTCCCTTCTGTCATATGCGGGCTGGAATACTGCGGGAAACAGTCTTGGCACTGCGCTCTATGAAGGGGTGCTGGCCTATCTGGCCGGGGATGCCGGAATCAGGATGAAAAATCTCTACTACCGGATCTGCGACGATTGGGCGTATCAGAGTATTCTGCGGTCTACATGGACTGCCCGGCTTTCCGAACGGGGAACAGAAGGCCATGTTGATATTACCAGCATCGGAAATTTGCCCGGGTTGAAGTCGGAACTGCGGGATCAGATCAATGAACTTATGGAATCCCGGTTTCCACAGTTCACCGACATGGCAGGATACAGAGTTTCTCAGGTGGAGTTCCCCTGGGACAGGCTGTTTGAGGTGCGGCTGGAGATTGAATCGGCGGCTGCATCTTCCTCTGCATTATTGAAGCAATGAATCTGGATGTATTCAGGTTTGGTAGTTCCGCCTCACCCTGCTTTGGAGGCACACAAATTCACCGGCTTCCCGACTTAACGACTTCGCCCAGAGATTCACCGACTCGCTGACTCACCGACTCACAGACTGGCGGGCAAGATTTCCCCGCCAGAATTTCTCCACGGATTTCCGCCCGCCGGTGCTCAGGTGAAGCATCCGGTTTTCATCAATTATCACCAGACTCTTGCCTAACAGCCGGGAGAGAACCTTCCTGGTCTTCTTTTCCGGCCATTGGACGTGGATATCCAGGCTTTCGGCCTTCAGTTCCAGAGCCTCTTCCGGAGTTCCGCTGTGGTGATACACATGTCCCAGAACCACCTGTTCTTCAAATTCCTGTTTCTGTCTTCTCCGCCGGATGCTGCCGGACACCAGTCCGTATTTGGGCGAGACGAGGAAGGTGATAATAAACAGCATGAGCATCATCACAACCATGGATGCAGAGATGGAGCTGTTCCAGCCGCCCTGAAACAGGCGGTTCAGATCCAGGCCGAAAAGGTTTCCCTTGGCCAGTTCATATCCCTGCCATGATGAGATTATGCCGATGGCCGAACTGAGCAGAAGCATGGTAGAGAGTCGGTCGGTGAGAAGATACGCCGCGGCAGGGGGTATAATGAAAAAGGCAATCACCAGAATTGAGCCCACTGCCTCAAATGCTCCCACCGCCACAAGGCTTACCAGGGTCATGAGCGCGTAGAGCATCACCCCCGGGCTGAACCCCAGAGACTTGGCCAAACCGGGGTCGAAGGTGGAGAGTTTCAGTTCCTTGTAAAAGAGGGTGACAAATATGAGGGTGACGATGAACAGCACAAGCATCACCGTCAGGGATGCCGGCCAAAATACCAGCACGGGTTTGTCATCCACCAAACCCGCATCGTAGGCTTCAGCATGGGTGTACTCGCCGCAGTTGCTGCATTCTTCAGTGAATCGGGCTCCGGGATCCCGGGGGCTGATTCCCTCCTCCCGGCAGTTCAGGCA
It includes:
- a CDS encoding metal ABC transporter permease; the protein is MIALERGIVWLSLQMASVQQINEFFGDAQVTAVILGALIALSGGILGSFLMLRGMTLTSDAISHTVLLGIVLAFIIIAAAGAQPELSSPWLLIGAAAAGVGTVVLTELLHSSGLVKQDAALGLVFPLLFAIAVIFVARYVDDVHLDEDSVMVGEIGVAWANTNSHSFSEYDTIVITEDDPRAEFVRKCLNCREEGISPRDPGARFTEECSNCGEYTHAEAYDAGLVDDKPVLVFWPASLTVMLVLFIVTLIFVTLFYKELKLSTFDPGLAKSLGFSPGVMLYALMTLVSLVAVGAFEAVGSILVIAFFIIPPAAAYLLTDRLSTMLLLSSAIGIISSWQGYELAKGNLFGLDLNRLFQGGWNSSISASMVVMMLMLFIITFLVSPKYGLVSGSIRRRRQKQEFEEQVVLGHVYHHSGTPEEALELKAESLDIHVQWPEKKTRKVLSRLLGKSLVIIDENRMLHLSTGGRKSVEKFWRGNLARQSVSR
- a CDS encoding carbohydrate ABC transporter permease, with amino-acid sequence MISRMYKPWTPYLYLIPTLSILILFIFYPLLRAVGFSFTSYNLLSDPQFIGLDNYVRLFSSPEFYRALFNSLKYFLVVVPVLVLLPLLVAVLVNDTKLRGVNVFRTVYYFPVVTSMVVAGIIWKWMYTERGILNYLFTDVLHITSEPVAWLTNPDTALFAVMVVTIWKGIGYYMVIYLAGLQSINPELYEAATIDGAPAWRQLFQITIPLLTPTMAVVGIMSSMAAMKVFDEVYVMTGGGPFGSTRTMVFEIYDTAFDKLSFGYASAIGVVLFSILFILSFLSIRRSDKSYSGDM
- a CDS encoding DUF4127 family protein, whose protein sequence is MTVAYIPLDERPCNLHFPRHALSGNASVTLAVPPAYMFGKKKTAGDPDALLNWLEATIQDCDALVLSLEMILYGGLLPSRLHHMSYNDLSLHLEKVISLIRWRKEREGGGRFRVYAFGLVMRTPSYSSDDEEPDYYARFGREIFRRAYLSHKSETEELTEDETREYCSLDQIIPEEILNDYEGRRETNRRLLQDAIRYFSQGDIDVLLIPQDDTARYGYGPKDWSCLLSRIPPGDGPGSGNLLSYPGADEVGGVLIARSVMDGNNRNTGNDPRREKQKGIKMYVLPRLWEDMKRIPKYESMSLSESVRNQIQSCGAVEAGNPEDADIILAVNTPPAGMHEAPGQEFRESSEFAQQIARLSSRYSLPVIAADTAYPNGGETSLLQEFERQNLWNSLLSYAGWNTAGNSLGTALYEGVLAYLAGDAGIRMKNLYYRICDDWAYQSILRSTWTARLSERGTEGHVDITSIGNLPGLKSELRDQINELMESRFPQFTDMAGYRVSQVEFPWDRLFEVRLEIESAAASSSALLKQ
- a CDS encoding glycoside hydrolase family 38 C-terminal domain-containing protein, which produces MNTRRLLIVHHTHWDREWYRSFADFRFRLLRATEHVVSLLEDNSLEGFLFDGQTSVIEDVDAVAGESLKRSLHTLIREGRIEVGPWYIMPDEFLVSGEAILRNLEIGMAQSRELGSSPEILYLPDTFGHISQLPAIARMFGLKSILLARGVNRDVSDLLWTGADGSEIHTHALPLWSGYYQDFLHADDFTVQTDRFISQCSEYSSGAPVLLPAGSDHSMPPADWKERALHLHDHLSGHNPPWEMKETGLSQALEELRTFHTRGNTPSGTQYPGKLAGELRDNGKAYILSGVLSSRVDLKRANVDTQDALSYQLEPLGYFASDNMLYSEHRNLLWKTLIQNHAHDSIGGCSIDEVHRENHVRFQQVRSGALRHMHDITRRLAGRTPGVFNNMLVLWNQLPYSRETPVRSDVFVPENEDQGSFSLWDGDTPLDLQIISREKTEGFFSEFEYPVNWYPGWKYTVEFLPRLRGMECRQFRIVPCSPERDSAHTLPEVVAEAPPEAPPEAPPENSRGSAVPVMENQHLRVEIGMDGRVDLVNTATRLSIPNALALVWEHDDGDTYTSSPRETGSRWGSLVSIEPVIRNRFSSRCSIRFRGFDDSEVEMKLSLNDNEQLLRVGVEIRNRSRDTRIRLVSGRAGSSRTSFSDTPFDVVKREHRHIRPHSHIPQREAYPNEWPSSSFISAGDVSICHNGFHGYDLLDDGRVAVNLLRAVGMLSKAELPERGGGAGPHIETPEAQLEQGVSGEIGIFPGVWDSPVLTALKFRISPLFDQGVAPAAAPEPLEINNQQIILSALYRMGNELCFLRIWNSSDSPQQFNPGLPPGSRLKRFKGNPLTTVTTAGEGPDAGMLDPAEADPGEPDAGAQAAGEVNLPVTIGPREIAAFLLISKETAE
- a CDS encoding carbohydrate ABC transporter permease yields the protein MGENIRKTGTFRPQVSMRNISRYLLLLLVAAVSVVPFIWLLSTALKSPGENIFSMPPAFIPERPTLENFMKVFTTIPMLLYYRNSLIVVGATVVLNILLALTAAFPLARMKFKGKGIVFMAVLSTMMIPIQLTMIPNFVLIVGIGLKNNLLGVILPNAVTAFGIFLIRQSLITVPASLEEAAVIDGASSSRVLFQILMPMVKPAIAALGIFTFINMWSDFLWPLLVLESDNLLTVPLGVQKLQGTFSTDWRLIASGALLAVTPSLIFFIFNQRHFIEGGIASAVKG
- a CDS encoding LacI family DNA-binding transcriptional regulator, coding for MQASQNTKRSTLKDIASRVGVSPRAVSSALNGTGRVSPATQEKIRRVAKELNYRPNTAARGLVQNRSYLLGALFPYANVSFFNDIISGIEEKCNEFEYDMLLGNANLLDEKDERPALMRMINRGVDGILCAPDYREIELFRSLESQGIPTVQVMTRIEQSSLPFIGVDNTRGGYLATRHLMELGHEKIGFLKSNRLHYSEIEDRYAGYMKALIQSGIRLDIDEYSQACDQTIQGGYEATRELLKRRPDITAIVSPTDYAAIGSIRACLETGRQIPETISVIGYDDLSIAGNQIVYPLTTVAQPKREIGLQAFDMLKIRMGGGDCENRILEPRLVIRQTTASPG
- a CDS encoding ABC transporter substrate-binding protein gives rise to the protein MKKILIGCVLLLAAAMIFAEGGQESGSGESGASVDEAAEITFWTMSLAPRFNDYLNGVISDFEAANPNVTVNWVDVPWGDMETKILTAAASDTLPDVANLNLPFSQKLAQNDLLVDMSDQASDVQGRFFEGTWNASSYGDTIFALPWYITSNMVYYNKALFEEAGLDSADPPESFDELLEYAREIKESTGAYGYMTFFNDQFIMEELERMGIRLFNEDFSEANFNTAEVREAAEYYATMLEEGLIPSETLTSKSGTGEAIQLYSSGELAMFFGGTSHARMIQENSAEVYENTGVGPQIRGTGGKSNIAVMNIAVPESSEHPEAALAFAKFLTNNENQVVFAKDAGSIVPSTRASLEDDFFSKGDGEPSTAARIMSAQEVSQGSVIFPPIQNWPEIRDAFINAFARAVAGEGDASQLLQDAEEKANGLLQ